The following proteins are encoded in a genomic region of Shinella zoogloeoides:
- the rpmG gene encoding 50S ribosomal protein L33, with the protein MAKATTIKIKLLSTADTGFFYVTTKNSRTMTDKMTKTKYDPVAKKHVEFKETKIK; encoded by the coding sequence ATGGCCAAGGCTACCACCATCAAGATCAAGCTGCTGTCGACGGCCGACACCGGTTTCTTCTACGTGACCACGAAGAACAGCCGTACGATGACGGACAAGATGACCAAGACCAAGTACGACCCGGTCGCCAAGAAGCACGTCGAATTCAAGGAAACCAAGATCAAGTGA
- a CDS encoding MFS transporter: MTQPQSGTTGPVEHIHRRSLIAAIAAISAVGIAMGLGLPLLSIIMEKRGISSTMIGINSAMAGIAAMAAAPFTTRLAHDWGTSTTMLGAILLAAVSGLGFYYIENFWLWFPLRLVFHGATTMLFILSEFWINAAAPPRRRGLVLGIYATVLSLGFATGPLIFSLIGSDGVLPFALGAAIILLAAVPIFIARGESPIIDEKPELHFMRYILLVPTATAAVFIFGAVQVGGLSLLPIYGTRAGFTESQAALLLTVMGIGNMAFQIPLGMLSDRMRDRRSLLTIMAAIGLVGALSLPVISHNWLLMAAVLLVWGGCVAGLYTIGLSHLGSRLTGADLAAANAAFIFCYAVGTVVGPQAIGAAMDVGGNDGFAWAIVGFFGLYLVLSLVRMVFRPKRA, encoded by the coding sequence ATGACGCAGCCGCAATCCGGCACAACCGGCCCGGTGGAGCACATTCACCGGCGGTCTCTCATTGCAGCCATCGCGGCCATTTCCGCAGTCGGCATCGCCATGGGCCTCGGTCTCCCGCTGCTCTCCATCATCATGGAAAAGCGCGGCATCTCCTCCACGATGATCGGCATCAATTCCGCCATGGCCGGCATCGCCGCCATGGCCGCCGCGCCCTTCACGACGCGCCTTGCGCATGACTGGGGCACCTCCACGACCATGCTCGGCGCGATCCTGCTCGCCGCTGTCAGCGGCCTCGGCTTCTACTACATCGAGAATTTCTGGCTGTGGTTCCCGCTGCGCCTCGTCTTCCACGGCGCGACGACCATGCTCTTCATCCTCTCCGAGTTCTGGATCAACGCGGCGGCGCCGCCGCGCCGGCGCGGGCTGGTGCTCGGCATCTATGCGACCGTGCTGTCGCTCGGCTTCGCCACCGGCCCCCTCATCTTCTCGCTGATCGGCAGCGACGGCGTGCTGCCCTTCGCGCTCGGGGCCGCGATCATCCTGCTCGCCGCCGTTCCCATCTTCATCGCGCGCGGCGAGAGCCCGATCATCGACGAGAAGCCGGAGCTGCATTTCATGCGCTACATCCTTCTCGTGCCGACGGCGACGGCGGCAGTCTTCATCTTCGGAGCTGTGCAGGTGGGCGGGCTTTCGCTGCTGCCGATCTACGGCACGCGCGCCGGCTTCACCGAATCGCAGGCCGCCCTGCTGCTCACCGTCATGGGCATCGGCAACATGGCCTTCCAGATCCCGCTCGGCATGCTTTCCGACCGCATGCGGGACCGCCGGAGCCTCCTGACGATCATGGCCGCCATCGGCCTCGTCGGCGCGCTCTCGCTGCCCGTCATCTCGCATAACTGGCTGCTGATGGCGGCGGTGCTGCTCGTGTGGGGCGGCTGCGTGGCGGGCCTCTACACGATCGGCCTCAGCCATCTCGGCTCCCGCCTCACCGGCGCGGATCTCGCCGCCGCCAACGCCGCCTTCATCTTCTGCTATGCGGTCGGCACGGTGGTCGGGCCGCAGGCGATCGGCGCGGCGATGGATGTCGGCGGCAATGACGGTTTTGCCTGGGCAATCGTCGGTTTCTTCGGCCTTTACCTGGTACTTTCTCTGGTGCGGATGGTTTTCCGGCCGAAACGGGCTTGA
- a CDS encoding NUDIX hydrolase gives MTAVRPVDAASILLLDRSGGGIRVLVGRRSSRHVFMPDVYVFPGGRRDATDRLVPVSGPLNPLACERLALRTGTRCSDSRLRALGVAALRELYEEAGIAVGRPLDAMAGGDLPFRPDLSNLRFLARAITPAGMVRRFDTRFFTLFTDEAGIDPAGATASHELEDVQWIDIFDHGGIDMPDITVLILEELRKSIQEDKSLPFGRAAPLYYTQRGRFLRDLL, from the coding sequence ATGACCGCGGTCCGGCCCGTCGATGCAGCCTCTATCCTGCTTCTCGATCGGTCGGGCGGCGGAATACGCGTGCTGGTCGGCCGGCGCAGCAGCCGACATGTCTTCATGCCGGACGTCTATGTCTTTCCCGGCGGTCGGCGCGATGCGACGGACCGCCTGGTTCCCGTCTCCGGTCCGCTGAACCCGCTCGCCTGCGAGCGGCTTGCACTGCGGACGGGCACGCGATGTTCCGATTCGCGCCTGCGCGCCCTCGGCGTGGCGGCGCTGCGCGAACTCTACGAGGAGGCCGGCATCGCCGTCGGCCGCCCGCTGGACGCCATGGCCGGGGGCGACCTCCCCTTCCGGCCGGACCTTTCCAACCTGCGCTTCCTCGCCCGCGCCATCACGCCCGCCGGCATGGTGCGGCGTTTCGATACCCGCTTCTTCACGCTCTTTACCGACGAAGCCGGCATCGATCCGGCCGGCGCGACCGCAAGCCACGAGCTGGAAGACGTGCAATGGATCGATATTTTTGATCACGGGGGCATCGATATGCCCGACATAACCGTATTGATCCTTGAAGAGCTTCGAAAAAGCATTCAGGAAGACAAGTCTTTACCCTTCGGGAGAGCCGCACCGCTGTATTACACCCAGCGCGGGCGCTTCCTGCGGGACCTGCTTTGA
- a CDS encoding DUF983 domain-containing protein, protein MQTNETDGSTQHFGDMPATAPAERPLGRAIKRGMLNRCPACGTGKLFRSYVKPVDHCAACGEDYTHQRADDLPPYLVITIVGHIVVGGYMATDLIWPLSTWQHLAIWTPITLILSLLLLQPIKGGAIGLQWALKMHGFGDKREEAEESPAYGDRTA, encoded by the coding sequence ATGCAGACGAACGAAACCGACGGCAGCACACAGCATTTCGGCGACATGCCGGCCACTGCCCCCGCCGAGCGCCCGCTCGGGCGCGCCATCAAGCGCGGCATGCTGAACCGCTGCCCGGCCTGCGGCACCGGCAAGCTTTTCCGCTCCTACGTCAAGCCGGTCGATCATTGCGCCGCCTGCGGCGAGGACTACACGCACCAGCGCGCCGACGACCTGCCACCCTATCTCGTCATCACCATCGTCGGCCATATCGTCGTCGGCGGCTACATGGCGACGGACCTCATCTGGCCGCTCAGCACCTGGCAGCACCTCGCGATCTGGACACCGATCACGCTCATCCTGTCCCTCCTCCTGCTGCAGCCCATCAAGGGCGGCGCCATCGGCCTGCAATGGGCGCTGAAGATGCACGGCTTCGGCGACAAGCGGGAGGAAGCGGAAGAATCGCCCGCCTACGGCGACAGAACCGCATGA
- the rnr gene encoding ribonuclease R — protein MTKEPRSRAGHERRPGRAGRDLPPADNAPIIHGAVPPRDVLLRFIAEHPEQASKRELAKAFGLKGEARVELKALLKSFEEDGLLEKRRKSLVRPGALPPVTVLDITTRDVDGELIGRPAEWLDDAGVAPAVLIRQSSGPRKDKAPVAGLGDRVLAKIFPAKERGGPAYTGRVIKVLDKKKNSGMGVFRSMAGGGGRIMPIDRRGEEMEVDSEFTAGAKDGDLVEIDVVRMGRYGLPRAQIKGVVGSVASEKAISMIAIHAHGIPYIFPDAVIREAEAAGPATMSHREDWRSLPLITIDPADAKDHDDAVFAEPDTSPDNPGGVIVTVAIADVSYYVRPKSALDREALKRGNSVYFPDRVVPMLPERISNDLCSLKEGVDRPALAVRMVFSHEGRKASHTFHRIMMKSAAKLSYQQAQAAIDGAPDDKTGPILETILKPLWQAYRILTAGRNRRQPLELDMPERKILLKEDGTVDRVVVPPRLDAHKLIEEMMIQANVAAAETLEKKKQVLVYRVHDAPSLAKQEVLREFLQTLDISLVKGGNMRSNHFNGILAKAKDKPFEQMVNEMVLRSQSQAIYSPENIGHFGLNLMKYAHFTSPIRRYADLIVHRALVGSLGLGEGGITPDEEAVLDDIAAEISTFERRAMAAERDTVDRLIAHHLAGRIGEEFDGRVSGVTKAGLFVTLPEYGADGFVPISLLGRDYYIYDEAHQALSGEKTGLGYRLGDEVRVRLAEAVPLAGSLRFDVISEGRKMPTAVRSFHKSGRRKGGAPRRQPGTRPPRGKR, from the coding sequence ATGACGAAGGAACCACGCAGCCGGGCAGGACACGAAAGACGGCCCGGCCGCGCGGGCCGTGACCTGCCGCCTGCCGACAATGCCCCGATCATCCACGGCGCCGTCCCGCCGCGCGACGTGCTGCTGCGCTTCATTGCCGAGCATCCGGAACAGGCCTCCAAGCGCGAGCTCGCCAAGGCCTTCGGCCTGAAGGGCGAGGCGCGGGTGGAGCTGAAGGCGCTGCTGAAATCCTTCGAGGAAGACGGGCTACTGGAAAAGCGCCGCAAGTCGCTGGTGCGGCCGGGCGCCCTGCCCCCCGTCACCGTGCTCGACATCACCACCCGCGACGTCGACGGCGAGCTGATCGGCCGCCCGGCCGAATGGCTCGACGATGCGGGCGTCGCGCCCGCCGTGCTGATCCGCCAGTCGAGCGGGCCGCGCAAGGACAAGGCGCCGGTGGCAGGGCTCGGCGACCGGGTGCTGGCAAAGATCTTCCCCGCCAAGGAACGCGGCGGGCCGGCCTATACGGGCCGCGTCATCAAGGTCCTCGACAAGAAGAAGAATTCCGGCATGGGCGTCTTCCGCTCCATGGCGGGCGGCGGCGGGCGCATCATGCCCATCGACCGGCGCGGCGAGGAGATGGAGGTCGACTCGGAATTCACCGCGGGCGCCAAGGACGGCGACCTCGTCGAGATCGATGTCGTGCGCATGGGCCGCTATGGCCTGCCGCGCGCGCAGATCAAGGGCGTGGTCGGCTCCGTCGCCTCGGAAAAGGCGATCTCGATGATCGCCATCCACGCCCACGGCATTCCCTATATCTTTCCCGATGCCGTCATCCGCGAGGCGGAGGCTGCCGGTCCCGCCACCATGTCGCATCGCGAGGACTGGCGGAGCCTGCCGCTCATCACCATCGACCCCGCAGACGCCAAGGACCACGACGACGCGGTCTTCGCCGAGCCGGACACCTCGCCCGACAATCCGGGCGGCGTGATCGTCACCGTCGCCATCGCCGATGTCAGCTACTATGTCCGCCCGAAATCGGCGCTCGACCGCGAGGCGCTGAAGCGCGGCAATTCGGTCTATTTCCCGGATCGCGTCGTACCGATGCTGCCGGAACGCATCTCCAACGACCTCTGCTCGCTGAAGGAAGGCGTCGACCGCCCGGCGCTCGCCGTGCGCATGGTCTTCTCGCATGAGGGGCGGAAGGCGAGCCACACCTTCCACCGCATCATGATGAAGAGCGCGGCCAAGCTCTCCTACCAGCAGGCGCAGGCCGCCATCGACGGCGCGCCGGACGACAAGACCGGCCCGATCCTCGAAACGATCCTGAAGCCACTCTGGCAGGCCTATCGCATCCTCACGGCCGGCCGGAACCGCCGCCAGCCGCTCGAACTCGACATGCCGGAACGCAAGATCCTCCTGAAGGAGGACGGCACCGTGGACCGGGTCGTCGTGCCGCCGCGGCTCGATGCGCACAAGCTCATCGAGGAGATGATGATCCAGGCCAACGTCGCGGCTGCCGAGACGCTGGAGAAGAAGAAGCAGGTCCTCGTCTACCGCGTGCACGACGCCCCCTCGCTTGCCAAGCAGGAGGTGCTGCGCGAGTTCCTCCAGACGCTCGACATCTCGCTGGTCAAGGGCGGCAACATGCGCTCCAACCATTTCAACGGCATCCTCGCCAAGGCCAAGGACAAGCCGTTCGAGCAGATGGTCAATGAAATGGTGCTGCGCTCTCAGAGCCAGGCGATCTACAGCCCGGAGAATATCGGCCATTTCGGCCTGAACCTCATGAAATACGCCCATTTCACCTCGCCGATCCGCCGCTATGCGGACCTGATCGTGCACCGGGCGCTGGTCGGCTCGCTCGGCCTCGGCGAAGGTGGCATCACGCCGGACGAAGAAGCCGTGCTCGACGATATCGCGGCGGAAATCTCGACCTTCGAGCGCCGCGCCATGGCGGCCGAGCGCGATACGGTCGACCGGCTGATCGCCCATCACCTTGCCGGGCGCATCGGCGAGGAATTCGACGGCCGCGTCTCCGGCGTCACCAAGGCGGGACTTTTTGTCACCCTGCCGGAGTATGGCGCCGATGGTTTCGTGCCTATATCCCTGCTCGGACGCGACTATTACATCTACGACGAGGCCCATCAGGCGCTTTCCGGCGAAAAGACCGGGCTCGGCTACCGTCTCGGGGATGAAGTGCGTGTGAGGCTCGCGGAAGCGGTGCCGCTCGCCGGTTCGCTCCGGTTCGACGTGATCAGCGAGGGACGCAAGATGCCGACGGCGGTGCGCTCCTTCCACAAGTCGGGCCGGCGCAAGGGTGGCGCGCCGAGACGCCAGCCGGGCACGCGCCCGCCCCGCGGCAAACGCTAG
- the topA gene encoding type I DNA topoisomerase, whose amino-acid sequence MNVVVVESPAKAKTINKYLGPGYKVLASFGHVRDLPAKDGSVRPDEDFEMSWEVDSASAKRIKDIADAMKSSDGLILATDPDREGEAISWHVLDVLKKKKVIGDKPVKRVVFNAITKSAVLDAMRNPRDIDISLVDAYLARRALDYLVGFNLSPVLWRKLPGARSAGRVQSVALRLVCDRESEIERFVSEEYWNLSALLKTPRGDEFEARLVSAEGKRLQAKSIGNGEEANRLKALLDGAAYRVESVEAKPTKRNPAPPFTTSTLQQAASSKLGFSASRTMQVAQRLYEGIDIGGETVGLITYMRTDGVQMAPEAIDAARKAVGEQFGARYVPEKPRFYSTKAKNAQEAHEAIRPTSFDRTPDQVRRYLDPDQLRLYDLVWKRGIASQMASAEIERTTVEIEADNGGRKAGLRATGSVIRFDGFIAAYTDQKEDGEQPDEGDEDGRLPEINAQEKLDKQKVNATQHFTEPPPRYSEASLIKKMEELGIGRPSTYAATLATLRDREYIIIDKRKLIPEAKGRLVTAFLESFFTRYVEYDFTADLEEKLDKISAGELDWKQVLRDFWKDFFAQIEDTKELRVTNVLDALNEELAPLVFPKREDGSDPRICQVCGTGKLSLKLGKFGAFVGCSNYPECNYTRQLSADGGADAEAAASNEPQSLGKDPHTGEEITLRNGRFGPYVQRGDGKEAKRASLPKGWTPASIDHEKALALLSLPRDIGQHPETGKMISAGIGRYGPFLLHDGSYANLETVEDVFSIGLNRAVTVIADKQSKGPGRGRSAPAALKTLGDHPDGGAITVRDGKYGPYVNWGKVNATLPKGKAADSVTLEEALVLIADKAGKMPAKGKKAPAKAKTTKTAKAGETKTAKPKAKAAAKPKAAAKAKKA is encoded by the coding sequence ATGAATGTTGTAGTTGTGGAATCGCCCGCCAAGGCCAAGACGATCAACAAGTATCTCGGCCCCGGCTACAAGGTGCTCGCCTCCTTCGGCCATGTGCGCGACCTGCCGGCCAAGGACGGCTCCGTGCGCCCGGACGAGGACTTCGAAATGTCCTGGGAAGTCGACAGCGCGTCCGCCAAGCGCATCAAGGACATCGCCGACGCGATGAAGTCCTCCGACGGCCTCATTCTCGCGACCGACCCGGATCGCGAGGGGGAAGCCATTTCCTGGCATGTGCTGGACGTGCTCAAGAAGAAGAAGGTGATCGGCGACAAGCCGGTCAAGCGCGTCGTCTTCAACGCCATCACCAAGTCGGCCGTGCTCGATGCCATGCGCAACCCGCGCGACATCGATATTTCGCTGGTGGATGCCTATCTCGCCCGCCGCGCGCTCGACTATCTCGTCGGCTTCAACCTGTCGCCGGTGCTCTGGCGCAAGCTGCCGGGCGCGCGCTCGGCCGGCCGCGTGCAGTCGGTCGCGCTGCGCCTCGTCTGCGACCGCGAGTCCGAGATCGAGCGCTTCGTCTCGGAAGAATACTGGAACCTTTCCGCGCTCCTGAAGACCCCGCGCGGCGACGAATTCGAGGCGCGCCTCGTCTCGGCCGAAGGCAAGCGCCTGCAGGCGAAGTCCATCGGCAACGGCGAGGAGGCGAACCGCCTCAAGGCCCTGCTCGACGGCGCGGCCTACCGCGTCGAGAGCGTCGAGGCCAAGCCGACGAAGCGCAACCCGGCCCCGCCCTTCACCACTTCCACGCTCCAGCAGGCCGCCTCCTCCAAGCTCGGCTTCTCGGCCTCGCGCACCATGCAGGTCGCGCAGCGGCTCTATGAGGGCATCGACATCGGCGGCGAGACGGTCGGTCTCATCACCTATATGCGTACCGATGGCGTGCAGATGGCGCCGGAGGCGATCGACGCGGCCCGCAAGGCCGTCGGCGAGCAGTTCGGCGCGCGCTACGTGCCGGAAAAGCCCCGCTTCTACTCCACCAAGGCCAAGAACGCCCAGGAAGCCCACGAGGCGATCCGCCCGACCTCCTTCGACCGCACGCCGGACCAGGTGCGCCGCTATCTCGATCCCGACCAGCTTCGCCTCTACGATCTCGTCTGGAAGCGCGGCATCGCCAGCCAGATGGCCTCCGCCGAGATCGAGCGCACCACCGTCGAGATCGAGGCCGACAACGGCGGCCGCAAGGCTGGCCTTCGCGCCACCGGCTCGGTCATCCGCTTCGATGGCTTCATCGCCGCCTATACGGACCAGAAGGAAGACGGCGAGCAGCCGGACGAGGGTGACGAGGACGGCCGCCTGCCGGAGATCAACGCCCAGGAAAAGCTCGACAAGCAGAAGGTGAACGCCACGCAGCACTTCACCGAGCCGCCGCCGCGCTATTCCGAAGCCTCGCTCATCAAGAAGATGGAAGAGCTCGGCATCGGCCGTCCGTCGACCTATGCCGCGACGCTGGCCACGCTGCGCGACCGCGAATATATCATCATCGACAAGCGCAAGCTGATCCCGGAGGCCAAGGGCCGGCTCGTCACCGCCTTCCTCGAAAGCTTCTTCACCCGCTATGTCGAATACGATTTCACGGCGGACCTCGAAGAGAAGCTCGACAAGATCTCGGCCGGCGAGCTCGACTGGAAGCAGGTTCTCCGCGACTTCTGGAAGGACTTCTTCGCCCAGATCGAGGACACCAAGGAGCTGCGCGTCACCAACGTTCTCGACGCGCTGAACGAGGAACTGGCGCCGCTCGTCTTCCCCAAGCGCGAGGACGGCAGCGATCCGCGTATCTGCCAGGTCTGCGGCACCGGCAAGCTCTCGCTCAAGCTCGGCAAGTTCGGCGCCTTCGTCGGCTGCTCGAACTATCCGGAATGCAACTATACCCGCCAGCTTTCCGCCGACGGCGGCGCGGATGCGGAGGCGGCCGCCTCCAACGAGCCGCAGAGCCTCGGCAAGGACCCGCATACCGGCGAGGAGATCACGCTGCGCAACGGCCGCTTCGGGCCCTATGTCCAGCGCGGCGACGGCAAGGAGGCCAAGCGCGCCAGTCTGCCGAAGGGCTGGACGCCGGCGAGCATCGACCATGAGAAGGCGCTTGCCCTGCTCTCGCTGCCGCGCGACATCGGCCAGCATCCCGAGACCGGCAAGATGATCTCCGCCGGCATCGGCCGCTACGGCCCGTTCCTGCTGCATGACGGCAGCTATGCCAATCTCGAGACCGTCGAGGACGTGTTCTCCATCGGCCTCAACCGCGCCGTGACCGTGATCGCCGACAAGCAGTCGAAGGGCCCGGGCCGTGGCCGCTCCGCGCCGGCCGCGCTGAAAACGCTGGGCGACCACCCGGATGGCGGCGCGATCACCGTTCGCGACGGCAAGTACGGTCCCTATGTCAACTGGGGCAAGGTCAACGCCACCCTGCCCAAGGGCAAGGCTGCCGACAGCGTCACGCTGGAAGAGGCCCTGGTGCTGATCGCCGACAAGGCCGGCAAGATGCCGGCCAAGGGCAAGAAAGCCCCGGCGAAGGCCAAGACCACGAAAACGGCCAAGGCCGGCGAAACCAAGACGGCAAAGCCGAAGGCGAAGGCTGCGGCCAAGCCCAAGGCGGCCGCAAAGGCAAAGAAGGCGTGA